Proteins co-encoded in one Aspergillus flavus chromosome 2, complete sequence genomic window:
- a CDS encoding putative proteasome activator subunit 4 — MAMDQAAGKAILTSENFHNAHEASRATSPGGGPTGMNGNGEPKARVRPRTYPYFKYLPYSLEDEPEREQSLREILTQLYVAVEAGDFSPGAVHWTRELRGWLSLKFDPSRTDRINLVRLYYELSLAPGIDPNVSERFASMFMLLTKRKHYLRPVKDLILDWKPLYRELKAFVLPTESGLVHSTNLKRNVKTLTKLCAFVQLYIDPCELPAMLEEFLPHYTTSFSEGAFVVVGLINLLLPTSPPPETREDLLPHHYLPTYFHLWALVNRSKTFDTTFLDYLSRLARDSLPAQHIPFSEFGLFTKEQSSLIFTAILRLLEIPVGQSTSPYSALVDISSGLGIMLDRDTRKHPVAHHIARWVVMSLSPACLDAEESILTQLEGLIQAVETFFHPSNSGSWTKTLSQLVYYLADFFIMRWNREQSGEMEVPAERRLTEPLKRRFVLCLRDVIFMGIYAKSGTAMSFSLSTLQSLAFLEPHLILPGALQRIYPSLQGLVEVHRTTSSLRALQVLSRIISRTKGYRCHMTTLLGLALPGVDANDLEKSLHALSFIQSACYNIPLADLTQGREDVNCNMLAMQWISGEMERMETEGVEVQLNYDRDLDDETEEMILRSSTCGFGDFIISFLGRVFTLLENLPDVSRVRNGSPEENIVNTLPATFMPLLSSLSPEYYDIALSKVVDFVSNHVIHQARDAMAFICNSVCKVNPEKALKRFIPVLIQAIRTEIDDNGAGSTRTTGTDVLPRDRGLVWNVSMLSMCVVHVGDAVLAHRKELFDIALYMQQKCRGIPTVHISNFVHHLLLNLTGTYTADYSLYEPDVAARGVQPELWSYQPDPNNLTVKWHVPKREELEFAVELFKSQAESALKQLTDLTHETSSVKRDGSGKAWSDEVSRNLVLLRLIISGISVLFDPKAASQTKTNGVNGSSKSSTDIDMVDGEDSSSQAEDPDSLLDSSDEATVRESFSYPTGYPLKETDAMYTTIHDIRERAGWVLHEVHRFLSDKQEDDVPCFSALYSAYRSWFVDVGIERSAHVLDRVTRLLAADIHPYKMSGIRKDYPRPLLVRRANVYHLQRLRHNAAPRRRSQLDEILLLDIAESCVSLYTETRRNAQSAGESALKAVWGARLLVIPPLIQALQKGIKENDHARIKGALFSLLLSSVAKTVGRHWKYAPTLVRTFIDASAVDKPSVQKICSGVVYQIMDYGRAMERMAILDRNIVEAIAPKKDVQDEIQHKRKNINSKRAIIEKKKADLAEELVNLARVSHWKVASRAATIVITMGLRFDYVASENLIDLVTQGSIDDHPGLRGMYSQALIALFTMVDVRAICNHDYKNYILGHQHFPSKINVATKRHNKGWTEEYLSSFAKPEAEYYVDHDFPGWLVWAESMPAYKSNVERDIEYDETEWKVRTHMGKLFDRAWFNKFFMYLKQEPRDPTADKFRMPCAMMLLYAFELMLRDGLTAATFKDIQEEIEAVFEDGSDKHQHRATAEILGALISSVADTSVEKRTLVWEYAFPIVRKIFTDGLTPENSGYWTTFLHMILQCRDPRRAWPLVDWLASFRLDMSTNAAFKESSKINLLHQTIIDAGWHFQLEKPIVQDFLSHLDHPYKGVREAMGQTIATIYRTRYHESYADVKTLLAAQEAASSVGTYPYQPTEEFTKMIHDIFGDIEKWRHERIPGQQTPSSYTSGCKTVLLWLDSTLSSYECTQLVPFFPDVFTGQLLHMMDVKEDPELQSLAYHVFRHLPNIPYPAEQNSGFIQSLIHIGQTSPSWHQRLRVMINIQIIYFRRLFLLSVADRDKLFECVANMLEDPQHEVRAGASATLSGMIRCSPVFLREEMVSRFRQRFSKILIDNPLPKRPKILRSGLSTPVSSGAGTPTPEHARLIITRHGAVLGLGALIQAFPYNSPPPTWMPEALATLSVRAANDPGVVGSSVKSIISEFKKTRQDTWHIDAKAFTPDQLEDLSGVLWKSYFA, encoded by the exons ATGGCGATGGATCAAGCAGCCGGGAAGGCCATTTTAACATCAGAAAATTTCCATAATGCGCACGAAGCATCACGAGCCACCTCACCGGGTGGTGGGCCTACAGGGATGAACGGGAATGGCGAGCCCAAGGCACGAGTCCGTCCTCGCACCTATCCTTATTTCAAATATCTACCATATTCGCTCGAAGATGAACCCGAGAGGGAACAGAGCTTACGGGAGATCCTCACTCAGCTCTATGTTGCTGTGGAGGCGGGTGATTTCAGTCCCGGTGCCGTGCACTGGACTCGGGAGCTTAGAGGATGGTTGTCGCTCAAGTTTGATCCGTCCCGTACGGACCGCATAAACCTCGTGAGGCTCTATTATGAGCTTTCTCTCGCACCGGGGATCGATCCCAATGTTTCGGAGCGATTTGCTAGCATGTTTATGCTCCTTACCAA ACGCAAGCATTATTTGAGGCCCGTCAAAGACCTGATTCTGGATTGGAAACCTCTTTACAGGGAGCTAAAAGCTTTTGTGTTACCTACAGAGTCGGGATTGGTGCATTCTACGAATCTAAAGAGGAATGTAAAGACCCTGACGAAGCTCTGTGCGTTCGTCCAGCTGTACATTGACCCGTGTGAGCTGCCAGCGATGCTGGAAGAGTTTCTACCTCATTATACCACGTCCTTTTCGGAGGGTGCGTTTGTCGTAGTTGGGTTGATAAACTTACTACTCCCGACGTCACCTCCGCCCGAGACCAGGGAAGACCTACTGCCACATCATTACTTACCAACCTACTTCCATCTCTGGGCATTAGTCAATCGGTCAAAAACATTTGATACCACCTTCCTTGACTACCTTTCGAGGCTGGCTCGTGATTCATTGCCTGCTCAGCATATACCGTTCTCCGAGTTTGGTCTTTTCACGAAGGAACAGTCGTCCCTCATCTTCACGGCTATCCTAAGATTATTGGAGATTCCCGTAGGACAATCCACTTCTCCTTACAGTGCGCTGGTGGATATCTCGTCTGGACTAGGCATCATGCTTGACCGAGATACCAGGAAGCATCCAGTGGCGCATCACATTGCTCGCTGGGTCGTGATGTCGCTCTCTCCCGCATGCCTCGACGCCGAAGAATCTATTCTGACACAACTAGAGGGCCTTATACAGGCAGTGGAAACTTTCTTCCATCCATCTAACTCTGGCAGTTGGACAAAAACGTTGTCACAGCTCGTCTACTACCTCGCCGACTTTTTCATCATGCGATGGAATCGAGAGCAAAGCGGCGAGATGGAAGTCCCGGCGGAGCGAAGATTGACGGAACCTCTGAAGCGTCGCTTTGTACTCTGTCTCCGTGATGTCATATTCATGGGTATCTATGCTAAAAGTGGTACGGCAATGAGCTTCTCATTGTCTACGCTACAAAGTTTGGCCTTCCTGGAGCCACATCTCATCCTTCCCGGTGCTTTGCAGCGTATATATCCATCCCTGCAAGGCTTAGTAGAAGTTCACCGCACAACGTCATCGCTCCGCGCCCTTCAAGTTCTTTCACGAATCATTTCGAGGACGAAGGGCTATCGTTGCCACATGACAACTCTATTGGGACTTGCGCTGCCCGGTGTCGATGCCAATGACCTTGAGAAATCTCTGCATGCTTTGTCATTCATCCAATCTGCTTGCTATAACATACCCTTGGCCGACCTAACGCAAGGGAGGGAGGACGTAAACTGTAACATGCTGGCGATGCAATGGATCTCGGGTGAAATGGAGCGTATGGAGACAGAGGGCGTTGAGGTGCAACTCAACTATGATCGGGATCTGGATGACGAAACCGAAGAAATGATACTCCGTTCTTCAACCTGCGGCTTTGGTGACTTCATCATATCGTTTCTCGGGCGAGTCTTCACTCTACTGGAGAATCTACCAGACGTGAGCAGGGTACGCAATGGCTCTCCCGAAGAGAACATTGTGAATACGCTGCCTGCCACATTCATGCCGCTTCTGTCGTCCCTTTCCCCAGAGTATTACGATATTGCCTTGTCAAAGGTTGTAGACTTCGTGTCCAATCACGTTATTCATCAAGCGCGTGATGCGATGGCCTTTATCTGTAACTCGGTTTGCAAGGTCAACCCAGAAAAAGCTTTGAAGCGGTTTATTCCGGTGCTGATCCAGGCTATCCGTACCGAGATCGACGACAATGGTGCAGGCTCAACCAGGACCACTGGAACGGATGTCCTTCCCCGAGACCGCGGTTTGGTTTGGAATGTCAGTATGCTGAGCATGTGCGTTGTTCATGTCGGCGATGCTGTGCTAGCACACAGGAAAGAGCTCTTCGACATTGCGTTGTATATGCAACAGAAATGTAGGGGCATACCGACTGTTCATATCTCAAACTTTGTGCATCACCTGCTCTTAAACCTCACGGGCACTTACACTGCGGACTACTCCTTGTATGAGCCCGACGTCGCTGCTCGGGGTGTACAACCTGAGCTTTGGAGCTATCAGCCAGATCCCAATAATTTGACCGTAAAATGGCATGTGCCAAAACGTGAAGAACTCGAGTTTGCCGTCGAGTTATTCAAGAGCCAGGCTGAGTCTGCCCTCAAGCAACTGACCGATCTCACCCATGAGACATCCAGTGTCAAAAGAGATGGGAGTGGTAAAGCGTGGTCGGATGAGGTTTCTAGGAACTTGGTTCTACTACGACTTATCATTTCTGGTATTTCTGTGCTATTTGATCCAAAGGCCGCGTCGCAGACGAAAACGAATGGAGTAAATGGATCATCCAAATCATCAACCGATATTGATATGGTAGATGGTGAAGATAGCAGCTCCCAGGCGGAAGACCCTGATTCATTACTTGACAGTTCGGATGAAGCCACAGTTAGAGAATCATTTTCGTACCCTACCGGCTATCCACTAAAAGAAACCGATGCGATGTACACTACCATCCATGACATACGGGAGAGAGCAGGCTGGGTTCTTCATGAAGTGCATAGGTTTTTGTCGGACAAGCAAGAGGATGATGTGCCTTGCTTCAGCGCTCTGTACTCAGCTTATCGGTCATGGTTTGTGGACGTCGGCATTGAAAGGTCTGCTCATGTCCTTGACAGGGTAACGCGTCTCCTCGCTGCAGACATTCATCCCTACAAAATGAGTGGCATCCGCAAAGACTACCCTCGTCCGTTATTGGTTCGCAGAGCCAATGTCTACCACTTACAGCGCCTGAGGCACAATGCAGCACCTCGACGGCGGTCTCAGCTAGACGAGATCCTGCTCCTGGATATCGCAGAATCTTGCGTCTCCCTCTACACTGAGACTCGGCGCAATGCTCAAAGTGCAGGGGAGTCTGCTCTCAAAGCTGTGTGGGGGGCTCGCCTTCTTGTTATCCCGCCTCTAATTCAGGCTCTGCAGAAAGGCATCAAAGAAAACGACCACGCCCGAATCAAAGGTGCATTGTTTTCTTTACTTCTGAGCAGCGTCGCGAAGACCGTAGGCCGCCATTGGAAGTATGCCCCCACCTTGGTAAGAACTTTCATCGACGCAAGTGCAGTCGACAAACCTTCCGTACAAAAGATCTGCTCGGGCGTGGTTTATCAGATCATGGACTATGGCCGCGCTATGGAAAGGATGGCCATTCTTGACCGGAACATCGTTGAGGCGATCGCTCCGAAGAAGGATGTTCAGGACGAGATCCAGCATAAGCGcaagaatatcaacagcAAGCGAGCCATCattgaaaagaagaaagctgaccTGGCTGAAGAACTGGTAAATCTGGCCAGAGTATCGCATTGGAAAGTCGCCAGCCGAGCAGCCACCATCGTAATCACCATGGGTCTTAGATTTGATTACGTTGCAAGTGAGAATCTAATAGACCTTGTAACCCAAGGGTCTATCGATGACCATCCGGGATTGCGTGGCATGTATTCCCAAGCTCTCATCGCCTTATTCACCATGGTTGATGTTAGGGCTATTTGCAACCATGACTACAAGAATTACATCCTGGGCCATCAACACTTCCCTTCTAAGATTAATGTGGCTACCAAGCGACACAACAAGGGTTGGACGGAGGAGTATCTATCGAGCTTTGCCAAACCAGAGGCTGAGTACTATGTTGATCATGACTTCCCTGGATGGCTTGTGTGGGCCGAGAGCATGCCTGCGTACAAGTCAAACGTTGAGCGCGACATCGAGTATGACGAAACCGAGTGGAAAGTGCGGACTCACATGGGAAAATTGTTTGATCGAGCATGGTTCAACAAGTTTTTCATGTACTTGAAACAAGAGCCACGGGACCCTACTGCTGACAAGTTCCGCATGCCCTGCGCAATGATGCTTCTGTATGCCTTCGAGTTAATGCTCCGGGATGGGCTGACCGCTGCGACATTCAAGGAcatccaagaagaaatcgaggCTGTTTTCGAAGACGGTAGTGATAAGCACCAACACAGAGCTACTGCGGAGATCCTGGGTGCTCTTATAAGTTCTGTTGCCGATACAAGTGTGGAGAAACGGACATTGGTGTGGGAATACGCCTTCCCGATTGTGCGTAAGATCTTTACTGATGGACTCACTCCGGAAAACTCTGGCTACTGGACGACTTTCCTTCATATGATCCTTCAATGTCGTGACCCACGAAGAGCGTGGCCCTTGGTTGATTGGCTTGCAAGCTTCCGACTAGATATGTCGACGAACGCTGCTTTCAAGGAAAGCTCCAAGATCAATCTGCTCCATCAAACTATCATAGATGCAGGGTGGCATTTCCAACTCGAAAAGCCTATCGTTCAAGACTTCCTGTCACACCTTGATCATCCATACAAGGGCGTCCGCGAGGCGATGGGCCAAACAATTGCGACGATCTATCGCACACGATATCATGAATCATACGCCGATGTTAAGACTCTCCTTGCAGCGCAGGAAGCAGCGTCATCGGTGGGTACATATCCATATCAGCCTACCGAAGAATTCACCAAGATGATACATGATATCTTCGGTGACATTGAGAAGTGGCGGCATGAGAGGATCCCAGGTCAGCAGACGCCATCATCTTATACTTCAGGGTGCAAAACAGTGCTTCTGTGGCTGGACTCCACTCTTTCGTCGTATGAGTGCACGCAGTTGgttcccttcttcccagaCGTGTTCACGGGACAACTGCTACACATGATGGACGTAAAGGAAGATCCAGAGCTCCAATCATTGGCCTATCATGTCTTCCGACATTTACCCAATATCCCATACCCCGCTGAGCAGAACTCTGGGTTCATCCAGTCCCTCATTCACATCGGACAGACGTCACCTTCATGGCATCAGCGTCTACGAGTTATGATCAACATTCAGATCATTTACTTCCGCCGTCTATTCCTGCTTTCTGTCGCTGATAGAGACAAGCTTTTTGAGTGCGTGGCGAACATGCTAGAAGACCCTCAGCACGAAGTGAGGGCTGGAGCATCAGCCACCTTGTCTGGCATGATCCGTTGCTCACCCGTGTTCCTGCGCGAAGAGATGGTTAGCCGGTTCAGGCAGCGATTTTCGAAAATCCTGATCGACAACCCTCTTCCAAAACGCCCCAAAATCCTTCGGTCTGGCTTGTCAACCCCTGTTTCATCTGGGGCTGGAACCCCAACACCCGAGCATGCTCGACTCATAATCACGAGACACGGTGCAGTTTTAGGTCTCGGTGCACTCATCCAAGCATTCCCGTACAATAGCCCGCCGCCCACGTGGATGCCTGAAGCCCTGGCTACATTGAGCGTTCGGGCTGCAAACGACCCAGGCGTTGTGGGCTCGAGTGTGAAGTCTATTATTAGCGAGTTcaaaaagacaagacaagATACTTGGCATATTGATGCGAAG GCATTCACTCCAGATCAGCTCGAAGACCTCTCTGGTGTGCTTTGGAAGAGTTACTTCGCTTAG
- a CDS encoding GPI mannosyltransferase 2 translates to MAAGLALARPNLLNPNNPIRSLSLAFWLWKAFVFLIIIGCPGPGYDTSTGLLPYQESAASGAKLEAIRHAPFSFPLKLVRWDSIYFVHIVRDDYVFEQEWAFGYGYTRILSFLTSVLPQFSGLDGVARVALIAVALSHIAHYFSVLALYRLSINIFGHDNTSGALISFLSATLHIICPAGAFLSAPYGESLFSFLNITGYFLYSSSLLDANAGKRASSDAKLLLAAALFSIATAVRSNGILSGALFAFDALLQLRKIFTQGISGDILLRLGVIVVGGCVIALGLIVPQWIAYTTFCMSDEPLRPWCEQLIPSIYGWVQVHYWNVGFLRYWTLSNLPLFILAFPMLFLMCRSSIWALNTAWPSDTATAVLTRLAAPNGLLAVMAFTSYHVQIINRISSGYPLWYWYIICQLSSHVADSSSVVKRSQTFSIAIQGMVIYAIVQAVLFGSFLPPA, encoded by the exons ATGGCTGCCGGGCTGGCCTTAGCCCGCCCAAACCTCTTGAATCCCAACAATCCCATTAGGAGTCTATCACTAGCTTTCTGGTTATGGAAGGCTTTTGTCTTTCTGATTATCATTGGTTGCCCGGGGCCCGGTTATGATACTTCCACAGGGCTGCTACCTTACCAGGAATCCGCTGCTTCTGGTGCCAAGTTGGAAGCCATTAGGCATGCACCCTTCTCATTTCCTTTGAAGCTTGTCAGGTGGGATTCAATATACTTTGTGCATATTGTGCGCGATGACTATGTCTTTGAACAAGAATGGGCATTTGGCTACGGGTACACTAGAATCCTCTCCTTTCTAACATCTG TTCTCCCTCAATTCAGTGGCCTGGACGGTGTTGCCAGAGTCGCACTGATTGCAGTTGCCCTCTCTCATATTGCCCATTACTTTTCGGTATTGGCTCTATACAGACTCTCCATCAACATTTTTGGTCATGACAACACCTCAGGGGCGTTAATTAGTTTCCTTTCTGCTACCTTACACATTATCTGCCCTGCAGGGGCATTTCTCTCTGCACCCTACGGAGAATCCCtattctcctttctcaacATTACTGggtattttttatattcgTCTTCCCTACTTGATGCCAACGCTGGTAAGCGGGCGTCCAGTGATGCGAAACTGTTGCTTGCGGCTGCATTATTTTCAATAGCTACAGCCGTCCGCAGCAATGGGATCCTTAGCGGAGCCCTGTTCGCATTTGACGCGCTGCTACAGTTGCGCAAGATTTTTACCCAAGGTATATCGGGGGATATTTTGCTTCGCCTCGGTGTCATTGTGGTTGGTGGTTGTGTAATAGCTTTGGGGCTCATTGTGCCACAGTGGATTGCGTACACGACATTTTGCATGTCTGACGAGCCTTTGCGACCGTGGTGTGAACAGCTCATACCTAGTATCTATGGCTGGGTTCAGGTTCATTATTG GAATGTAGGGTTCCTACGATACTGGACACTTTCCAATCTGCCTCTTTTTATCCTGGCTTTCCCCATGTTGTTCTTGATGTGCCGCTCCTCTATCTGGGCATTAAATACGGCATGGCCATCAGATACAGCAACCGCAGTACTAACACGGCTTGCGGCACCCAATGGTCTGCTTGCCGTGATGGCTTTTACTAGCTATCACGTTCAGATCATCAATCGGATATCTTCTGGGTATCCTCTCTGGTATTGGTACATCATATGTCAGCTTTCCAGCCATGTTGCGGACTCTAGTAGCGTGGTCAAGCGCAGCCAAACTTTCTCGATTGCTATACAAGGCATGGTGATCTATGCCATTGTTCAGGCGGTTCTTTTTGGATCCTTTCTGCCGCCAGCTTAG
- a CDS encoding voltage-gated shaker-like K+ channel, subunit (aldo-keto reductase, putative): MANEMEYTRLGTSGLKISKVILGAMSYGTKEWQDWVLNEDEALPLIEHAYKRGINTWDTADVYSHGRSEEIIGKALTKYNIPRNRVVILTKCYFGVDDGGKQPPISAAGRNDGDWVNRVGLSRKHIFDAVDASVSRLGTYIDVLQIHRLDRDTPREEIMRALNDVIESGKVRYIGASTMAAWEFQTLQNIAERNGWHKFISMQNYHNLLAREEEREMIPYCVDSGVGLIPWSPMARGVLARPWNSRSTTRESTDAALKLLVRSRESEADKAIVDRVEELAKKKGVSMAQVSIAWSLSHTNENPILGLNSKERIDEAVASIKVKLTDEEIKYLEEPYIPKALSALER, from the exons ATGGCCAACGAAATGGAATACACCCG GCTCGGAACCTCCGGCCTCAAGATCTCCAAGGTCATCCTCGGTGCCATGTCCTACGGCACCAAGGAATGGCAGGATTGGGTGCTAAACGAGGACGAGGCCCTTCCCTTGATCGAGCACGCATACAAGCGTGGAATCAACACCTGGGACACA GCCGACGTCTACTCCCACGGTCGCTCCGAGGAAATCATCGGAAAGGCCCTGACAAAGTACAACATCCCGCGCAACCGTGTAGTCATCCTGACCAAGTGCTATTTTGGAGTCGACGACGGAGGCAAGCAACCTCCTATCTCCGCCGCAGGCCGGAACGACGGCGACTGGGTCAATCGGGTTGGCCTGTCCCGGAAGCACATTTTCGATGCGGTGGACGCCAGCGTGAGCAGACTGGGCACTTACATCGACGTATTGCAGATCCACCGTCTGGATCGGGACACGCCCCGTGAGGAGATCATGAGGGCGCTCAACGATGTGATCGAGAGCGGGAAGGTCAGATACATTGGGGCTAGTACT ATGGCCGCGTGGGAGTTCCAAACGCTCCAAAATATCGCGGAACGGAACGGATGGCACAAGTTTATCTCTATGCAGAACTATCATAACCTCTTGGCTCGGGAGGAGGAGCGCGAGATGATCCCTTACTGTGTTGACTCCGGGGTGGGTCTGATCCCTTGGTCTCCTATGGCGCGTGGTGTGCTGGCACGGCCGTGGAATTCTCGTTCGACAACCCGTGAGTCCACCGATGCGGCGCTCAAACTCCTTGTCCGGAGCCGAGAGTCCGAGGCCGACAAGGCGATCGTCGACCGAGTGGAGGAGCttgccaagaagaagggtgtCAGCATGGCGCAGGTGTCCATTGCTTGGTCCTTGAGTCACACTAATGAAAATCCCATCCTGGGTTTGAACAGCAAGGAGCGCATTGATGAAGCTGTTGCTAGTATCAAGGTCAAGTTGACCGACGAGGAGATCAAGTATCTGGAGGAACCGTATATTCCTAAGGCTTTGTCTGCTCTGGAACGGTAA
- a CDS encoding putative carbonic anhydrase Nce103: protein MMNLARLLPRSQTLFRPLAAVREFQGCSGSVHLPPVRARTNPVIGQSQRLSLSTSASLSCDKRNMSQAETNYSPDRFTTALQANKEWAARTALEHPDLFPTLANGQSPEILWIGCSDSRCPETVVLGLKPGDVFVHRNIANILHAGDLSSSAVIEYAVRHLRVNHIVLSGHTKCGGIAAALGNKQLGILDPWLLPLRQIREQNLAELQTLSPEDATVRMAELNVREGVKLLKSKAVVLEAMQERGLQVHGLIYDVACGMLRDIDTKDSEEEIKRRLVAFKTEA from the coding sequence ATGATGAATCTCGCAAGGCTGTTACCGCGGTCTCAAACATTGTTTCGTCCCCTAGCGGCGGTGAGGGAGTTTCAAGGCTGCAGTGGAAGCGTCCATCTTCCTCCAGTCCGAGCCCGCACCAACCCCGTTATCGGCCAATCTCAGCGTCTTTCACTGTCAACCTCTGCATCATTATCGTGCGACAAACGCAATATGTCGCAAGCGGAGACTAATTATTCTCCAGACCGATTCACTACCGCGCTGCAGGCAAACAAGGAGTGGGCTGCCAGAACTGCCCTGGAACATCCGGACCTGTTCCCCACGCTTGCCAATGGCCAGTCCCCCGAAATTCTCTGGATCGGCTGCTCCGATTCTCGATGCCCTGAGACGGTCGTTCTCGGACTAAAGCCTGGCGATGTCTTTGTCCATCGGAATATCGCCAATATCTTGCACGCCGGCGATCTCAGCTCGAGTGCAGTCATTGAATATGCCGTCCGTCATCTGCGGGTCAACCACATCGTGCTCTCCGGCCACACCAAGTGTGGTGGTATCGCAGCTGCCCTTGGTAACAAGCAACTCGGTATCCTGGATCCCTGGCTGTTGCCTCTGCGCCAGATCCGTGAGCAGAACCTTGCTGAGTTGCAGACATTGTCACCGGAGGATGCGACCGTCAGGATGGCGGAGCTAAACGTCCGGGAAGGTGTCAAGTTATTGAAGTCGAAGGCTGTAGTGCTTGAAGCGATGCAAGAGCGGGGTCTCCAGGTTCACGGACTCATTTATGATGTCGCCTGTGGTATGCTCCGGGATATCGACACCAAGGActcggaggaagagatcaagaGGAGACTAGTGGCCTTCAAGACAGAGGCTTAG